The genomic interval ATGTGCCGACCGCGCGGCTCGCCGCGGTCGGCGTGGCGCGCACATTTCAGAACCTTGCGCTGTTCAAGGGCCTGCCGGTGCTCGACAACGTCGTGATGGGCCTCGTGCACCGCCGACGGGCCGGCTTCGTGCGGCAGATCCTGTCGACGCCACAGGCACGTCGCGAGGAAGCCGAGGCTCGCGCCGCCGCCGAGGAAGCAATTGCATTTCTTCACCTCGACGCGGTCAAACATCAGCTCGCAGGCGGACTCCCTTATGGAATCCTGAAACGGGTTGAGCTGGCACGAGCGATGGTCGCACGCCCGCAGCTGTTGCTGCTGGACGAGCCGTTCGCCGGCGTGACCCTCGGGGAGAAGCGGGATTTGGCAGCACACGTCCGCAATGCACGCGACGCGTATGGCACCACCGTTGTGCTGATCGAGCACGACATGGGGGTCGTTATGGGCCTCTCCGATCGAATCGCGGTTCTTGATTACGGCCGCAAGATCGCCGACGGCTCGCCGGATGAGGTTCGGTCCGACCAGGCGGTGATCGACGCTTATCTCGGTGTGGATCATGAGGGCGAGACGGAGCTTGTGATCTGATGTTCGACTACCAGTTCTTCATCGAGGTCCTTGTCGGCGGGCTGTTATCCGGCGTCATGTACTCGCTGGTCGCGATCGGCTTCGTGCTGATCTACAAGACGTCCGGCGTTTTGAATTTCGCCCAGGGAGCGATGCTGCTGTTCGCGGCCCTCACCTTCGTGAGCCTGGTCGAGCGCGGCGTGCCGTTCTGGCTGGGCGCGGGGGTCACGCTCGTGATCATGGTGGCTCTCGGCGTGGCCGTCGAGCGCGTCGTGCTGCGGCCGCTGGTCAATCAGTCGCCGATGACGCTGTTCATGGCGACGCTGGGCCTTTCTTATGTCATCGAGGGCGCCGCGCAGCTGTTGTGGGGCACCCAGGTCCACGGCCTCGACCTCGGCATCAACGATATCCCGTTCGAGGTGGACGGCGTCCTGATCAGCCAGTTCGACCTGTTCGCTGCGGGGATTGCCGGGGCGCTGGTCACCGCCTTTGCGCTGTTCTTTCGCTACACCCGAACCGGGCTGGCGTTCCGCGCGGTCGCCGATGATCAGTTCGCCGCACTGGCGGTGGGACTGCGGCTGTCCCGCGTCTGGGCGGCGGTGTGGACCGCAGCGGGGATCGTCGCACTTGTCGCTGGCCTGTTGTGGGGCGCGCGTCTCGGTGTGCAGTTTTCGCTTTCGCTCGTCGTGCTCAAGGCGCTGCCCGTACTGGTGCTCGGTGGCTTCGATTCGGTGGCGGGCGCCATCGTCGGGGGCCTCCTGATCGGCGCCATCGAGAAGCTGGCCGAGGTCTATGTCGGCCCGCTGTTTGGCGGCGGCATCGAGGCGTGGGCGGCCTATGTGGTGGCGCTCGCTTTCCTGCTGCTGCGTCCGTCAGGGCTGTTTGGACAGAAGCTGGTGGAAAGGGTCTGACCGATGACCACGTCCATTCGTTCCGCTACTGTGCGCTGGCTCACGCCGAATCGCTTCGGTCTCGCGGTTCTGCTGATCGCCGCCTACGCCATCATTCCGTTCGCGGGCTCTGGCTACCTGTTAGATGCGGTGCTGACGCCGTTTCTCGCGCTCGCGCTCGCGGCTCTGGGCCTCAACCTGCTCACCGGCTATGCCGGGCAGGTCTCGCTCGGGTCGGCCGCGTATCTTGCGGTGGGCGCTTATGCCGCCTATAATTTCAATCTGAGGGTGCATGGCGTGCCGTTTCTCGCCAGCCTCGTGGCCGCAGGCTTTGTCGCTGCTGCGGTGGGGATCGTATTTGGTCTCCCAAGCTTGCGACTGCGCGGCTTCTACCTCGCGGTGTCGACGTTGGCGGCGCAGTTCTTTGTGCAGTGGGCGCTCACCAAGTTCGGCTGGTTCTCGAACCACAATCCATCCGGTGTGATCGACGCGCCGTCGCTGGCGGTGGCCGGCCTGAGCTTCTCCGGCGCAGTCGGGCGCTACGTCTTCTCGCTGACCGTCGTTGTTGTTGCGACGCTGCTCGCGATCCGGCTGCTGCGCTCGCAAGTTGGGCGGAACTTCATCGCTCTGCGCGACCACGAGGTCGCGGCCAAGGTGATCGGCGTGCCGCTGCTGCGCACCAAGCTGCTCGCCTTCGGGGTTTCGTCGTTCCTAATCGGCGTCGCCGGAGTGCTGTGGGCCTTTGCCTACCTGCGCACCGTAGAGCCCGCCGGCTTCAACCTGGACCGCTCGTTCCAGATCCTCTTCATCATCATAATCGGCGGCCTGGCTTCGATCCGCGGCGCGTTTCTCGGCGCGGCGTTCATCGTCGTGTTCCCGCTGCTGCTCTCGCGTTTTGGCGCCGCACTGCTCGGCAACGTCTTCGATTCCGGCGTGCTGGAGATGAGCCAGCGCATCGTCATCGGCGCACTGATCATCGGCCTGCTGATCGCCGAGCCGCGCGGCTTGATCGCGCTGGTCGATCGCGTCGCGGACAAGATCCGGCGCCGGCTTTTCCGTCCGCAGCCCGGTCCCATCCACTGTTGAATTGTCCCCTGAACGAAAGGAAAAGTTATGCTTCTGTCCAAATCCCTCCGTAGTGCTGCGCTTGCGGCAGCCATCGCCATCGGCGCTGAGTTGCCGGTCCACGCCGATGAGCAGTTTTTTCCGCTGCAGAGCTACCGGGTCGGCCCCTACGCGGCCGGCGGCACCGGCTTCTTCGGCGGCTTCATTGACTATCTCAACCTGATCAATATCCGCGATGGCGGCGTCAACGGCGTCAAGCTGACCTGGGAGGAGGGTGAGACGCAGTATGAGGTCGAGCGCGGCGTTGAGGTCTATGAGCGGCTGAAGAACCATCCGGGCGTTGCGGCCTGGAATCCGCTTTCGGTCGGGATCGCCTATGCGATGATCGATCGCATCACCAAGGACAAGGTGCCGTTGATCACCATCAACCACGGCCGTACCGATTCCACCGACGGTCGCGTGTTCCCTTATGTGTTTCCGCTTCTGCTCAATCCCTACAGCGAGACGTCGGGTATCGTGAACTACATCGCCACGCGCGAGGGCGGCACCGATAAGCTCAAGGGCAAGAAGATCGTCGTGCTCTATCACGGCTCGCCCTATGGCAAGGAGACTATCCCGATCTATCAGCTGCTCGCCGCCAAATACGGCTTCTCCCTGGAGCAAATCGAAGTGCCGCATCCCGGCAACGAGCAGCAGTCACAGTGGCTGTCGATCCGTCGTGCCAAGGCCGACTACGTGGTCTTGCGCGGCTGGGGCGTGATGAACCCGGTGGCACTGAAGACGGCGCAGAAGGTCGGCTTCCCGATCGATCACATCATCGGCAATGTCTGGTCGAATTCGGAGGAGGACGTCATTCCCGCGGGCGATGCTGCCAAGGGCTATGTCGCGATCACGACGCAGGCCTCCGGCGCCGAATATCCAGTGCTGCAGGAGATCATCAAGACCGTCTACGGCGCCGGCAAGGGCAATCTCGACGACAAAAAGCGGATCGGCAGCGTCTATCACAACCTCGGCATCGTCAACGGCATCCTCAATGTCGAGGCGATCCGGATCGCCCAGCAGAAATTCGGCAAGCGCACGCTGACCGGTGATGAGGTGCGGTGGGGCTTGGAGCATCTGCAGCTCGATCCGGCGCGAGTCGAGGTGCTGGGCGCCAAAGGGTTGTTCCATTCCATCAACGTGACCTGGGACAACCACGAAGGCGATGGCCGCGTGACCTTCCAGCAGTGGGATGGCACGAAGTGGAAGGTGGTGTCGGACTGGATCGCGCCAGACTGGACTTCACTGCGGCCGATCATCGAGAAGTCCGCGGTGGCTTACGCGGCTGAACACAACATCAAAATCCGTACCTCTGACGACACGGCAGTCGGCCAATAAAGGGACCCGCGACGACCAGGAGCCGGTGCGCCGGTTCCTGGTCCAGAAAATCCGGAGCATCGCCATGAGCGATCATCTTCTCATTCTCGAAGGCTTGGCTGCGACCTACAACCACGCTATTCGCGCGCTGTCCGATGTCTCGCTCACGGTGCGCCGCGGCGAGATCGTGACCCTGCTCGGCGCCAACGGTGCGGGCAAGTCGACCACGCTCAAGGCGATTTCCAACCTGCTGCATGCCGAGCGCGGCCAGCTCACGCACGGGCGCGTCGCGTTCGACGGGCGCGATACCGCCGCGCTCACGTCGGCCGATCTGGTGCGCCTCGGTCTCGTCCCGGTGCTAGAGGGCCGCCACTGCTTTCGTGCGCTCAACGTCGAGGAGAACCTGGTGGCCGGCGGCATCGGAGGGGGCTTGTCGCGCGGCGAGATCGCGGCAGGACTTGAGCGCATCTACACATTATTTCCTCGCCTGAAGGAGCGCCGGCGTTCTGCCTCGGGCCTCACCTCGGGCGGTGAACAGCAAATGACGGTGATTGGCCGCGCCTTGATGTCGCGGCCACGGCTCCTGGTGCTGGACGAACCGTCGATGGGCCTTGCGCCGCTTGTGGTCGAGACGATCTTCAGGACCCTGAAGCGGCTCAACCGCGAAGAAGGATTGTCGATCCTGGTCGCCGAGCAGAACTCGACAGTGGCGCTGCGTTACGCCGACCGCGCTGCCGTGCTCGAAGGCGGTTCGACGGCGCTGTCGGGCGACGCTGCTGATCTGCGCGGGCGCGCCGAGATCAAGGCGCTCTATCTCGGGAGTCCTGAGGAGAGCGCGGCACATCTTGCCGCCTTGCGCGGTCCGTCACCGGCCGATCACGCGGCCGCTTGAACAGTTGCATTGGAAGACACTGAGGAGATTGTCATGAGCAAGAACAACCTCGCGCGCGCGGCAGACGACGATGTCTATTCGCGCCTCGACGAAGCGATAGAGACGACGGTCAAGCTCCATGCCGGGCGCAACGACCTCGAAGGCCGGTTTCCGAGAGAAAATCTTCAGGCGCTGGCGGTGGCCGGATGGACCGGAGTCCTCAACGAGCCCCGTTTCGGCGGGCTCGGATTGAGCCATGGCGACTTCGCGGAGGCTGCCTATCGGATCGGTCGGCATGATGCGTCGACGGGCCTCGTTTACGTCATGCACGTCGGTGCAGCGCAGACCATCAACCTGTTCGGCAATGATGACCAGAAGGAGCGTTGGCTCAAGGCGAAAGGCGGCACCTTGCTCGGCACCTATTCGACTAGCGAGCGGGCGTCGGGCGGACATTGGTGGTACAACTTCTCCGAAGCTTCGCGTGACGGCGAGAACTATGTCGTCAACGCGGAGAAATCCTTCACGACGAGCTCGGGTCAGGCCGACTTTTACGTGATGCAGACGCGCTCTCCCGGCGCCAAGGACCAGACCGATATCTCTTTCTTCATCGTCGACGGCAAGGCGCCCGGAATCGAAGCCGGCCCCTGGGAGGCGCTCGGCGTGCGGGCAAATCACTCCGGACCGATCCGCTATGCGGACGTCAAGGTTCCAAGCCGCGACCGGCTCGGCGCTGAGGGGCAGGGCAAGGAGATCATCTATGACGGTGTCTCTCCGGTTTATCTGATCGGTCTCGGGGCCGTCTGGGAGGGGGTCGCACGTGGTGTTCTCAATGCGGCGGTCGCCCATACTTCGAGCTTCGTTCACAAGGACAAGAACAAGAACTTGTCGGACTACCAGGCG from Bradyrhizobium arachidis carries:
- a CDS encoding branched-chain amino acid ABC transporter permease; the protein is MTTSIRSATVRWLTPNRFGLAVLLIAAYAIIPFAGSGYLLDAVLTPFLALALAALGLNLLTGYAGQVSLGSAAYLAVGAYAAYNFNLRVHGVPFLASLVAAGFVAAAVGIVFGLPSLRLRGFYLAVSTLAAQFFVQWALTKFGWFSNHNPSGVIDAPSLAVAGLSFSGAVGRYVFSLTVVVVATLLAIRLLRSQVGRNFIALRDHEVAAKVIGVPLLRTKLLAFGVSSFLIGVAGVLWAFAYLRTVEPAGFNLDRSFQILFIIIIGGLASIRGAFLGAAFIVVFPLLLSRFGAALLGNVFDSGVLEMSQRIVIGALIIGLLIAEPRGLIALVDRVADKIRRRLFRPQPGPIHC
- a CDS encoding branched-chain amino acid ABC transporter permease, which codes for MFDYQFFIEVLVGGLLSGVMYSLVAIGFVLIYKTSGVLNFAQGAMLLFAALTFVSLVERGVPFWLGAGVTLVIMVALGVAVERVVLRPLVNQSPMTLFMATLGLSYVIEGAAQLLWGTQVHGLDLGINDIPFEVDGVLISQFDLFAAGIAGALVTAFALFFRYTRTGLAFRAVADDQFAALAVGLRLSRVWAAVWTAAGIVALVAGLLWGARLGVQFSLSLVVLKALPVLVLGGFDSVAGAIVGGLLIGAIEKLAEVYVGPLFGGGIEAWAAYVVALAFLLLRPSGLFGQKLVERV
- a CDS encoding acyl-CoA dehydrogenase family protein; translated protein: MSKNNLARAADDDVYSRLDEAIETTVKLHAGRNDLEGRFPRENLQALAVAGWTGVLNEPRFGGLGLSHGDFAEAAYRIGRHDASTGLVYVMHVGAAQTINLFGNDDQKERWLKAKGGTLLGTYSTSERASGGHWWYNFSEASRDGENYVVNAEKSFTTSSGQADFYVMQTRSPGAKDQTDISFFIVDGKAPGIEAGPWEALGVRANHSGPIRYADVKVPSRDRLGAEGQGKEIIYDGVSPVYLIGLGAVWEGVARGVLNAAVAHTSSFVHKDKNKNLSDYQAIRQELGAAKVLVETLRPWRNELAAKLDELWRAGKPQSEILIPLTEFKVHAAEVANKVAAAALTVTGGYGYRRGPIERSFRDARAGIAMGPSNVIARDWIGKSLVGLPLELFYEGGE
- a CDS encoding ABC transporter ATP-binding protein, which produces MSLIATAGGDSLIVARARATEPSRVAGGTPRAADAVRVADAGVPVLTLQGISLSFGGVTALDGIELAVAKGEIRAIIGPNGAGKSSLLNVVSGLYRPDRGVVQLGSERFRHVPTARLAAVGVARTFQNLALFKGLPVLDNVVMGLVHRRRAGFVRQILSTPQARREEAEARAAAEEAIAFLHLDAVKHQLAGGLPYGILKRVELARAMVARPQLLLLDEPFAGVTLGEKRDLAAHVRNARDAYGTTVVLIEHDMGVVMGLSDRIAVLDYGRKIADGSPDEVRSDQAVIDAYLGVDHEGETELVI
- a CDS encoding ABC transporter substrate-binding protein encodes the protein MLLSKSLRSAALAAAIAIGAELPVHADEQFFPLQSYRVGPYAAGGTGFFGGFIDYLNLINIRDGGVNGVKLTWEEGETQYEVERGVEVYERLKNHPGVAAWNPLSVGIAYAMIDRITKDKVPLITINHGRTDSTDGRVFPYVFPLLLNPYSETSGIVNYIATREGGTDKLKGKKIVVLYHGSPYGKETIPIYQLLAAKYGFSLEQIEVPHPGNEQQSQWLSIRRAKADYVVLRGWGVMNPVALKTAQKVGFPIDHIIGNVWSNSEEDVIPAGDAAKGYVAITTQASGAEYPVLQEIIKTVYGAGKGNLDDKKRIGSVYHNLGIVNGILNVEAIRIAQQKFGKRTLTGDEVRWGLEHLQLDPARVEVLGAKGLFHSINVTWDNHEGDGRVTFQQWDGTKWKVVSDWIAPDWTSLRPIIEKSAVAYAAEHNIKIRTSDDTAVGQ
- a CDS encoding ABC transporter ATP-binding protein — translated: MSDHLLILEGLAATYNHAIRALSDVSLTVRRGEIVTLLGANGAGKSTTLKAISNLLHAERGQLTHGRVAFDGRDTAALTSADLVRLGLVPVLEGRHCFRALNVEENLVAGGIGGGLSRGEIAAGLERIYTLFPRLKERRRSASGLTSGGEQQMTVIGRALMSRPRLLVLDEPSMGLAPLVVETIFRTLKRLNREEGLSILVAEQNSTVALRYADRAAVLEGGSTALSGDAADLRGRAEIKALYLGSPEESAAHLAALRGPSPADHAAA